A genomic segment from Corylus avellana chromosome ca5, CavTom2PMs-1.0 encodes:
- the LOC132182512 gene encoding protein OPI10 homolog: MFGVVFPNRSFPMDISTFSQIDTFHWVLDMNTFVGEAYDQVREVCIFLLNSFTLPPDKALAVYIQSPGSPFLFCGAVTLARPSAVLSLPWPDPGGQMQLTADAAPLSAKIGVSVEDLATLPSLDVAAERRIERLALKVGENLFNFMQSFCGVDGSKLVVPMDILDRWFKKFQERAKRDPEYLKGFVL, translated from the exons ATGTTCGGCGTGGTGTTTCCGAACCGCAGCTTCCCAATGGACATCTCCACCTTCTCCCAAATCGACACCTTCCACTGGGTCCTCGACATGAACACCTTCGTAG GTGAGGCATACGATCAGGTCCGCGAGGTCTGCATATTCCTCCTCAACAGCTTCACTCTCCCTCCGGACAAGGCCCTGGCCGTCTACATCCAGTCCCCGGGCTCGCCCTTCCTCTTCTGCGGCGCCGTCACTCTGGCTCGACCCTCCGCCGTGCTCTCGTTGCCGTGGCCGGATCCGGGCGGCCAGATGCAGCTCACCGCCGACGCTGCGCCGCTCTCGGCCAAGATCGGGGTTTCGGTGGAGGACCTGGCGACGCTGCCCTCGCTCGACGTGGCGGCCGAGAGGAGGATCGAGCGGCTGGCCCTGAAGGTTGGGGAGAACCTCTTCAACTTCATGCAGTCCTTCTGCGGCGTCGACGGGAGCAAGCTGGTGGTGCCCATGGATATCTTGGATCGGTGGTTTAAGAAGTTTCAGGAGAGGGCGAAGCGGGACCCGGAGTACTTGAAGGGCTTCGTATTGTGA